A section of the Oryza sativa Japonica Group chromosome 1, ASM3414082v1 genome encodes:
- the LOC4325450 gene encoding cyclin-L1-1: MIYTAIDTFYLTDEQLRDSPSRKDGIDEATETALRVYGCDLIQESGILLKLPQAVMATAQVLFHRFYCKKSFVRFSVKRVAASCVWLAGKLEESPRRSKHIIIVFHRMECRRENVPIEHLDVFSKKYSDLKHDLVRTERHLLKEMGFICHVEHPHKFISNYLATLEAPELTQEAWNLANDSLRTTLCVRFKSEVVACGVVYAAARRHGVPLPEDPPWWNVFDADEAGIQEVCRVLAHLYSLPKSQYIQVYKDNDSFTHRRTSDTNASKESPATTVASDKGTPVPSSSSQEKDALIKAGSDKVKEKGDDDGKTLPSEPNGKEGPAVNLKSEKSESNVDRSRERERDRSRGRDRDSRGRDSDRDSKGRDSDRERERDREADRDRQRRHHSKDRSSGYSDKEKSRHRSSRDRGDHYSSHSSRDKDRHRRQ; the protein is encoded by the exons ATGATCTACACGGCGATAGACACGTTCTACCTGACGGACGAGCAGCTGCGGGACTCGCCGTCGAGGAAGGATGGGATCGACGAGGCCACCGAGACCGCCCTCCGCGTCTACGGCTGCGACCTCATCCAGGAGAGCGGCATCCTCCTCAAGCT ACCACAAGCAGTGATGGCCACAGCACAAGTATTGTTTCATCGTTTTTACTGCAAGAAATCATTTGTTCGGTTTAGCGTTAAG AGAGTTGCTGCAAGCTGTGTTTGGCTGGCAGGGAAGTTGGAGGAGAGTCCAAGGAGATCAAAGCATATAATCATTGTCTTCCATAGAATGGAATGTAGGAGAGAGAACGTACCAATAGAACACTTAGATGTGTTTTCAAAG AAATACTCAGACTTGAAGCATGATCTGGTAAGGACAGAACGCCATCTGCTGAAAGAGATGGGGTTTATTTGCCATGTAGAGCATCCTCATAAGTTCATATCTAACTACCTTGCAACACTTGAAGCCCCCGAACTGACGCAAGAGGCATGGAACCTTGCCAACGATAG CTTGCGGACAACTCTATGTGTAAGATTCAAGAGTGAAGTTGTAGCATGTGGAGTTGTGTATGCTGCAGCAAGGAGGCATGGCGTGCCCCTCCCTGAAGATCCTCCCTGGTGGAATGTGTTTGATGCTGATGAGGCAGGAATTCAGGAAGTTTGCAGAGTTCTTGCTCATCTCTACAGCCTCCCCAAGTCACAATATATACAAGTGTATAAGGACAATGATTCCTTCACGCATAGGAGGACTTCTGATACAAATGCTTCAAAG GAAAGTCCTGCAACGACTGTTGCAAGCGATAAGGGTACCCCTGTACCGTCAAGTTCTAGCCAGGAAAAGGATGCACTGATTAAGGCAGGGTCAGATAAGGTGAAAGAAAAAGGTGACGATGATGGGAAGACGTTACCTTCTGAACCCAATGGTAAAGAAGGCCCTGCAGTGAATTTGAAGAGTGAGAAGTCAGAATCCAATGTTGATCGCTCTCGggaaagagaaagagatagaTCAAGAGGGCGGGACCGTGATAGCAGGGGCCGGGACTCTGATCGTGATAGCAAGGGCAGGGACTCCGATCGGGAGAGGGAGCGTGATAGAGAAGCAGACAGGGATAGGCAGCGGAGACACCATTCTAAGGACAGAAGTTCAG GATACTCTGACAAAGAGAAGTCAAGGCACCGCTCATCAAGAG ATCGTGGTGATCACTACAGTTCGCACTCATCTCGTGACAAAGATCGGCACAGGCGGCAGTAA